AATTGATATCGATATCCTGGCGTGGGATGGCGTGGAGCTCGACACGAACGATCTTGCGCTTCCGCATCGCGGCCTGCTCGAGCGCCCTTTCGCGCTTTTACCCTTGGCCGAAGTTCATCCAGACTGGGCTGCATCCCGGCCCGACGCCGCGACCCTCATCCGACGCTGGCGCCTGGCGCCGCTATCAGAAGTTCCGTTTCGCACGCGCCGAACTCTGCATCGCCTCACCGAATTGATGGCGGTGCTCAATCTCACGCCCGACTCCTTTTCGGATGGGGGAAGGTTCGAAGGGGGTGGCGGGAATGGCGAAATTTCCGAGGCGGCGGTTGAAAAAGCGGCGCGCGCGGCGGTCGAACTGGGTGCCACGGTCCTGGATCTGGGCGCCGAATCCACCAGACCGGGCGCAACCCCCGTGCACCCGGCGGAAGAATGGCGAAGGCTCGCCCCCGGACTTCGCGCCGTGAGCGCTCTTCGCGACGGCGTCACGGAAAACGCCTGCGCCGTGAAGATCAGCATCGACAGCCGCAATCCCGAAACTATCGCGCGCGCACTTGAAACAGGCATAGTGGATTGGATCAACGATGTAACGGGCTTTGACTCGGCCGCCATGCGCGACGTCGCCCGCGTCGCAACAGGCACGAGCGTGGTGCTCATGCACTCGCTTGGAGTGCCTCCGGATCGGCTGGTGACTTTGCGCACCGGAGAAGACCCCGTGATGGCAATCCTGGACTGGGGCAAGAACAAGCTTGCCGAGCTTGGGCGCGCGGGCATCGATCCTCAGCGCGTGATCCTGGATCCCGGCATCGGTTTTGGCAAAACGCCTGAGCAGAATCTCGCGCTCCTGCGAGGAGCCGCGCGCCTTCACGAAATTGGCGCGCGCCTCCTGATCGGACATTCGCGCAAGTCGTTCATGGCTCATTTCGAATCACCCGGATTGCATGCTCCGTCCGACCGCGAACTCGAAACCGCGCTGATCTCGACTCGACTGGCCGATCAGGGCATCGAGTACCTTCGCGTGCACGACATAGCGTTTCAAAAACGCGCGCTGCGACTCTCGGCAGCCTGGGAAGGAGTGGCACGTTGGTGACCGCGCGCCCGCAGGCCGTTGGCAACGACGATCAGCGAGCTTCCCATATCGGCGGCCACCGCCATCCATAGCGTCGCCACACCGGTCAGCGCGAGAATCAGGAACACCGCCTTGATCGCGATCGAGAAGAAAACATTCTGTTTGATAATTCCAAGCGTTCGGCGGGAGATCCTTATCGTCTCCGCTACTCGTGAAAGATCGTCCGACATCAACGCGATGTCCGCCGTCTCGATGGCGACGTCGGTACCCGCAGCGCCCATTGCTATGCCAAGCGTCGAGGCGGCAAGCGCGGGGGCGTCGTTTACGCCGTCACCGACAAAAGCTGTCCGGTGGCCCCCGTTCTCCAGCTCGTTGACGATTCCGATTTTATCAGAAGGCAGAAGACCGGCATGGAACTCCGTTATGCCGAGCTCGGCGGCTGCAGCCCGCGCCGTCCCCTCGTTGTCGCCCGTCAGCATGATGACCCTCGAAATACCGGACGCACGCAAGGACGCGACTGCAGAGCGCGCATGGGGACGCACCTTGTCTGCAATCGCCACAAAGCCAAGGGGCCTTCCGTCTCGGACGACAAGCATCGCGGTTTTCGCTTCACGTTCAAACCGCGCGAAGACCGCCTTCGTTTCTTCGGTCTGAAGTCCGAGTTCCCCCGCAAGGCGCTCGTTGCCAATGTGAATGAATTGTCCGTCCAGAACCGCGCGAGCGCCAAGTCCGGGCATCGCCTCGAAATCATCCGCTTCACCGGCGGTGATTCCACGGTCGCGGCCATGGGCGAGGATCGCCCGCGCGAGGGGGTGCTCGGAACGGAGCTCGATGCTGAGCGCAACATCGAGCACCTCTCTCTCAGTGCTTGCTCCGAGGCCGACCACATCGGTCACTGACGGTTTGCCCTCCGTCAACGTTCCGGTCTTGTCGAAACACACTACTGAAATCGTTCCCGCGCTTTCCAGATGCACGCCGCCCTTGATCAGAATCCCCCTGCTCGCCGCACCGGTAAGCCCGCTTACGATCGTGACAGGCGTAGAAATCACGAGCGCGCAGGGGCAGGCGACGACCAGCATCGCGAGCGCGCGATAGATCCACGTTTCCCACGTGCCTGCTCCGAACAACGGCGGCAGGATCGCGATAAGCAATGCGCCAATTACCACCGCTGGCGTATAGATCCGGGTGAATCTGTCAACAAAAGTCTGACTCGGCGCTCGCGTCGCCTGAGCATCTTCTACCGCGTGCACTATCCGAGCAAGCGTCGTGTCGCTTGCCGGCTTCGTCGAACGAACATCAATTGTACCGTGGCCGTTGAAGGTGCCCGCGAAAACCTCTGCGCCTTGCTCCTTGTCGACCGGCATGGATTCGCCGGTGATCGCGGCCTGGTTCACGCTCGAGCGACCCGTGATGACTTCGCCGTCCACCGATATTTTTTCTCCGGGCCGAACGACTACTGTTTCACCGACCGCAACATCGGCGACGGGAACGCGAAGCTCGCCGCCACTCCGCCGTACCGTCGCTTCAGCGGGCGACAGATCCATCAGCGCCTTGATCGCGTTTCGCGCCCTGTCCATCGAGAACGATTCGAGCATCTCCGCGACGGAAAACAGAAACAGCGTGGCGGCCGCCTCGGCCTGCTCTCCGATCAGCCACGCGCCTACGGCTGCAATGGCCATGAGGAAATTCATGTCGAGCGAGCGGTTCCGCGCCGCCCTCAGTCCCTGGGGGAATACGAACCATCCGCCCGCAACGCTGGAGATTCCGAGGGCGGCGATTCCGATCCAACCTTGGCCGCCAATCCAATTACTCGCTACACCGAGGCCCAGGAAAAGACCGCTGATGGTGGCCGTTATGAAACGGCTACGGCGCCTCAGGATCGACGACGACGCTTCTTCCCCGCCTCTAGTCGAGATTCCCGGCTCGACCGCATCCCCGACACCGTACCCGATACGTCGTATGGCGCCGGCAATGTCGTCGCGACGAACAGCGCTTTCGGAGTACTTCACTCGCACGCGACCGCCTACAACGTCCACCTGGACATCATCGACGCCGTTGAGTTCGGAAAGTGCGCGCTCGATGGGTGCCGCGCACGAAGCGCAATCCATTCCATCAACGCGGAGATACTCGGTGCGAAGCTGGACTGGGGGGATTGCCTCCGTTCCGTCGCGGTCAACTTTCAACATTCGCAATGTCCTGCGCCCGGGACGCACGCCGTGGCGAGAACCGTCGCGGATGTGCTGAGGTCTGTCACCGGCGCGATCGCGTCAACGGATCATTATTCTCAGCCTCTCTCACATGACGAATCCCTTCGCGCAGCAACGAGCCGATATGTTCGTCGTCGAGCGTGTAGTACGCGATCTTGCCCGTTTTTCTGTAGCGGACGAGGCGGAGCAGGCGCAGTGAGCGA
The nucleotide sequence above comes from Gemmatimonadaceae bacterium. Encoded proteins:
- a CDS encoding heavy metal translocating P-type ATPase; protein product: MLKVDRDGTEAIPPVQLRTEYLRVDGMDCASCAAPIERALSELNGVDDVQVDVVGGRVRVKYSESAVRRDDIAGAIRRIGYGVGDAVEPGISTRGGEEASSSILRRRSRFITATISGLFLGLGVASNWIGGQGWIGIAALGISSVAGGWFVFPQGLRAARNRSLDMNFLMAIAAVGAWLIGEQAEAAATLFLFSVAEMLESFSMDRARNAIKALMDLSPAEATVRRSGGELRVPVADVAVGETVVVRPGEKISVDGEVITGRSSVNQAAITGESMPVDKEQGAEVFAGTFNGHGTIDVRSTKPASDTTLARIVHAVEDAQATRAPSQTFVDRFTRIYTPAVVIGALLIAILPPLFGAGTWETWIYRALAMLVVACPCALVISTPVTIVSGLTGAASRGILIKGGVHLESAGTISVVCFDKTGTLTEGKPSVTDVVGLGASTEREVLDVALSIELRSEHPLARAILAHGRDRGITAGEADDFEAMPGLGARAVLDGQFIHIGNERLAGELGLQTEETKAVFARFEREAKTAMLVVRDGRPLGFVAIADKVRPHARSAVASLRASGISRVIMLTGDNEGTARAAAAELGITEFHAGLLPSDKIGIVNELENGGHRTAFVGDGVNDAPALAASTLGIAMGAAGTDVAIETADIALMSDDLSRVAETIRISRRTLGIIKQNVFFSIAIKAVFLILALTGVATLWMAVAADMGSSLIVVANGLRARGHQRATPSQAAESRSARF
- the folP gene encoding dihydropteroate synthase; this translates as MGSSERHAVGWLRRAVSLLKLQGGLRIRAVSAIYESDAMLPEGAPESWKVPYLNLALACETRQNLSPLEVLAQLKHLERVLGRQQRTRWAPREIDIDILAWDGVELDTNDLALPHRGLLERPFALLPLAEVHPDWAASRPDAATLIRRWRLAPLSEVPFRTRRTLHRLTELMAVLNLTPDSFSDGGRFEGGGGNGEISEAAVEKAARAAVELGATVLDLGAESTRPGATPVHPAEEWRRLAPGLRAVSALRDGVTENACAVKISIDSRNPETIARALETGIVDWINDVTGFDSAAMRDVARVATGTSVVLMHSLGVPPDRLVTLRTGEDPVMAILDWGKNKLAELGRAGIDPQRVILDPGIGFGKTPEQNLALLRGAARLHEIGARLLIGHSRKSFMAHFESPGLHAPSDRELETALISTRLADQGIEYLRVHDIAFQKRALRLSAAWEGVARW